A window of the Butyricimonas virosa genome harbors these coding sequences:
- a CDS encoding GNAT family N-acetyltransferase, whose amino-acid sequence MEIKSKQENFRLREWKLTDIVSLVKHINNEKIWNNVRDGLPYPYTMLDADKYIRMVQAQPYVQNFAIEVAGEAVGGVGIVPLTDVERFSAEVGYWLGEDYWGRGITSEAVALLVDYVFRKTEIIRLFASVYEYNPASMKVLEKVGFTRQAILRDAAIKNGRVIDMYYYDLIKREI is encoded by the coding sequence ATGGAAATAAAAAGTAAACAGGAAAATTTTAGATTGCGGGAGTGGAAGTTGACGGATATAGTATCATTAGTAAAACATATTAATAACGAGAAAATATGGAATAACGTGCGGGATGGACTTCCATACCCGTATACAATGTTGGATGCCGATAAGTATATTCGGATGGTACAGGCCCAGCCTTATGTCCAGAATTTTGCCATAGAGGTTGCGGGGGAGGCCGTGGGTGGGGTAGGGATCGTACCCTTGACAGACGTGGAGCGCTTTAGTGCGGAGGTCGGTTATTGGCTGGGTGAAGACTACTGGGGCCGAGGAATTACGAGCGAGGCTGTTGCGTTGCTGGTTGATTACGTGTTCCGGAAAACCGAAATTATTCGTTTGTTTGCCTCTGTTTACGAGTATAATCCGGCCTCGATGAAAGTGTTGGAAAAAGTCGGTTTTACCAGACAGGCTATTTTGCGTGATGCAGCGATTAAAAACGGTCGGGTGATAGATATGTATTATTATGACTTGATAAAGCGTGAAATATGA
- the def gene encoding peptide deformylase — MRIVQLLFGVWVGICFLACGEKSDSFTREERERIGHLEEEGIMPLFLVTNRVDSLFLRLQAKEFGKEDVETETFRVLRSRMLATVRDSLNEGVGIAAPQVGISRQLVAVQRLDKTGEPFEFYVNPEIVYFSQDTVLGQEGCLSIPGRMGSVYRSKEIVVRYRDELSFEWRQDTVREFTARIFQHEIDHLNGILYTDYLP, encoded by the coding sequence ATGAGAATAGTTCAGTTATTATTTGGAGTGTGGGTAGGGATATGTTTCCTTGCGTGTGGAGAGAAATCGGATTCTTTTACACGGGAGGAACGGGAACGCATCGGGCATTTGGAAGAAGAGGGTATTATGCCTCTGTTTCTTGTAACAAACCGGGTAGATTCATTGTTCCTGCGTTTGCAGGCAAAAGAATTCGGGAAAGAAGATGTCGAGACGGAAACCTTTCGTGTTTTAAGATCACGTATGCTTGCTACCGTGAGGGATTCCTTGAACGAGGGAGTGGGTATTGCGGCTCCTCAAGTCGGTATATCACGTCAATTAGTTGCCGTGCAGCGTTTGGATAAAACGGGAGAGCCTTTTGAATTTTACGTGAATCCGGAAATCGTTTATTTCTCTCAAGATACTGTTTTAGGGCAGGAAGGATGTTTGTCTATTCCGGGTCGGATGGGGTCGGTATATCGGTCTAAAGAGATTGTCGTGCGCTATCGGGATGAACTTTCTTTCGAGTGGAGACAAGATACGGTGAGAGAATTTACAGCTCGCATTTTTCAACACGAGATCGACCATTTGAATGGAATTCTGTACACGGATTATCTTCCGTGA
- a CDS encoding MATE family efflux transporter → MSSINASQVLETKPVGKLLLQYSIPAIIGMTVTSLYNIIDSVFIGHGVGPLAISGLAITFPLMNLIIAFSTLVGIGGATISSIYLGQKDTEKTNSVLGNVLLLCVINGFCFGGLTLIFLDPILHFFGASPATLPYARDFMQVILMGNPIAFTFIGLNNVMRATGYPKKAMLSSLLTVFANIILAPIFIFHLDWGIRGAALATVISQSIGLIWIVSHYLNKNTTIRFKPGIFKLKSRIIMSIFSIGMSPFLMNVCASSVVIILNNSFMRYGGDLAIGAYGIVNRVLTLFIMIEIGVTQGMQPVIGFNYGALLFDRVRKTLRYALIAGVSIMTFGFLLSQLFPSAIVGMFTDNHELMELSKFGLRVTCLMFPLAGCQIIITNFFQSIGKAKVSIFLSLSRQLLFLIPFLLILPRFWGITGVWSSMPMADFISFMTTIGTFMYFVRKGLLFKTNKTIE, encoded by the coding sequence ATGTCGAGTATTAATGCATCGCAGGTTTTGGAGACAAAGCCAGTCGGGAAGTTATTGTTACAGTATTCAATTCCTGCAATCATCGGGATGACAGTAACGTCGTTGTATAATATTATTGATAGTGTTTTTATCGGGCATGGCGTGGGACCGTTAGCCATATCGGGTTTAGCGATCACTTTTCCCTTGATGAACTTGATTATTGCTTTTTCGACTTTGGTGGGTATCGGGGGTGCGACAATCAGTTCGATTTATCTCGGGCAGAAAGACACGGAGAAAACGAATTCTGTCTTGGGGAATGTGTTATTGTTATGCGTGATTAACGGATTTTGTTTCGGGGGATTGACTTTGATATTCTTAGATCCGATCTTACATTTCTTTGGGGCTAGTCCGGCGACGTTACCTTACGCCCGGGATTTTATGCAGGTTATTTTGATGGGAAATCCGATTGCTTTTACTTTTATCGGTCTGAACAACGTGATGCGAGCCACGGGATACCCGAAAAAGGCCATGTTGAGTTCTTTACTGACCGTATTTGCCAATATTATTCTGGCCCCAATATTCATTTTCCATTTGGATTGGGGAATCCGGGGAGCAGCATTGGCCACGGTGATCTCCCAGTCGATCGGTTTAATCTGGATTGTGAGTCACTATCTGAATAAGAACACAACGATACGTTTTAAACCGGGAATATTTAAATTGAAAAGTCGGATTATCATGAGTATTTTTTCCATCGGGATGTCACCTTTCTTGATGAACGTGTGTGCTAGTTCAGTGGTCATTATATTGAATAATAGTTTTATGCGCTATGGTGGTGACTTGGCTATCGGGGCCTACGGGATTGTGAACCGGGTACTGACCTTGTTTATCATGATCGAGATCGGGGTGACACAGGGGATGCAGCCGGTAATCGGGTTTAATTACGGGGCACTTCTTTTTGACCGGGTACGTAAGACGTTACGTTACGCTTTGATTGCCGGGGTTTCTATCATGACGTTTGGTTTTTTGTTGAGCCAGTTGTTTCCCTCGGCAATTGTGGGGATGTTTACGGATAATCATGAGTTGATGGAATTATCTAAATTTGGCTTACGAGTGACTTGTTTGATGTTCCCTCTCGCAGGGTGCCAGATTATTATCACGAATTTTTTTCAATCCATTGGGAAAGCTAAAGTCTCCATATTTTTGTCTCTTTCCCGACAATTGTTATTTTTGATTCCGTTTTTGTTAATATTACCTCGTTTCTGGGGGATTACAGGCGTGTGGAGTAGTATGCCCATGGCAGATTTTATTTCTTTCATGACCACGATAGGCACGTTCATGTATTTTGTCAGAAAAGGGCTTTTGTTTAAAACTAATAAAACAATAGAATGA
- a CDS encoding phage holin family protein, protein MENIAEKTFAELKEDISTYVELRLELLKLNTYERVAKTMAVFSYGIVLVLLAFFAILFLFLALGFFLGELLGSMALGFVLVVGMYLLLFGITMFFKRKITSKVMNEIITAMMSKDEKDNEETTDPAGHVDGGTAPGA, encoded by the coding sequence ATGGAGAATATTGCCGAGAAGACGTTTGCTGAGTTGAAAGAGGATATTTCAACTTACGTGGAATTGAGGCTAGAGCTATTAAAATTGAATACATACGAAAGGGTTGCCAAGACAATGGCAGTCTTTTCGTATGGTATTGTTTTGGTTTTATTGGCTTTTTTTGCCATTTTATTTTTATTCCTGGCGTTAGGTTTTTTCTTGGGAGAATTATTAGGTAGCATGGCTTTGGGATTCGTGTTGGTGGTTGGGATGTACCTGTTGTTGTTCGGGATAACGATGTTTTTCAAGAGAAAGATCACGTCTAAGGTGATGAACGAGATTATAACAGCAATGATGAGTAAGGATGAAAAAGATAATGAAGAGACAACCGACCCCGCTGGACATGTTGATGGCGGAACAGCGCCGGGTGCGTGA
- a CDS encoding YtxH domain-containing protein: MKHETSNLLIGLGIGAVVGVAVGYLMVADNRKKLAEEFDHAVSKVKEEVKDVYSKAKNKAENVKEHVTEDVNHVAEKVAGKTATETK, encoded by the coding sequence ATGAAACATGAAACTTCAAATCTACTGATAGGGCTAGGTATTGGCGCTGTTGTAGGAGTTGCTGTAGGTTATTTAATGGTAGCTGATAATCGTAAAAAATTAGCAGAAGAATTTGATCATGCCGTGTCTAAAGTGAAGGAAGAGGTGAAGGACGTTTATTCAAAAGCAAAAAACAAGGCCGAGAACGTGAAAGAACACGTGACCGAGGATGTCAATCATGTAGCTGAAAAGGTTGCGGGGAAGACTGCTACGGAAACGAAGTAA
- a CDS encoding nitroreductase family protein gives MIRINVTIEVKSEVRAQVMELLREMSELSRQEKGCIGYEILENNRLDNVLMIIETWENETLLAVHKGSDHFVRIIPRVRELATEMCSQKFTDMAAVNEAIVGRRSVRNYAPDKVCVETIERLLRAAMYAPSVKDRRPWEFFVIEEREHLDVLAGTLPEGLALRTAPVAILVCCNTRQAGLDGGNWPQELGASVQNLMLQAYGEKLGTTWVGIYPQMHRVHQVKTLFHLSSEFVPFAVVAIGRSADEQSTVPERYDPSKIHFITR, from the coding sequence ATGATCAGGATAAATGTTACAATTGAGGTGAAGAGCGAGGTTCGCGCTCAAGTTATGGAACTTTTGCGTGAGATGTCTGAATTGTCAAGGCAGGAAAAGGGGTGTATCGGGTACGAAATACTTGAAAATAATCGTTTGGATAACGTGTTGATGATCATAGAAACGTGGGAAAATGAAACCTTGCTGGCTGTTCATAAAGGAAGTGATCATTTCGTGAGAATTATCCCGCGGGTTCGGGAACTGGCAACGGAAATGTGTAGCCAGAAGTTCACGGATATGGCAGCCGTGAACGAGGCTATCGTGGGACGTCGTAGCGTGAGAAATTATGCCCCGGATAAGGTGTGTGTGGAGACAATCGAGCGTTTGTTGAGAGCAGCCATGTACGCACCTTCGGTTAAGGATCGCCGTCCTTGGGAATTTTTCGTGATCGAGGAGCGGGAGCATCTTGATGTATTGGCCGGGACTTTACCAGAAGGACTTGCTCTAAGAACGGCCCCAGTTGCGATACTGGTCTGTTGTAATACTCGTCAGGCTGGGCTTGACGGGGGGAACTGGCCCCAAGAGCTGGGTGCGAGTGTCCAGAACTTGATGTTGCAGGCCTACGGGGAGAAACTGGGAACCACCTGGGTTGGAATTTATCCTCAGATGCACCGGGTTCATCAAGTGAAAACATTGTTTCACTTGTCATCGGAATTCGTACCGTTTGCCGTTGTGGCAATCGGGCGATCGGCAGACGAGCAATCGACTGTTCCCGAGCGTTATGACCCTTCGAAAATACATTTTATCACTCGTTAA
- a CDS encoding superoxide dismutase → MKTKQAFKKIWIVALLVTTIGTLWAQQQTSKEKFSLPPLPYEMNALTPVISEATIKLHHGKHLKTYIDNLNKLIVGTPFENCDLETIVKNSTGAIFNNAAQALNHIIYFNSFSPKAEHTPSGALLSAIEKEWGSFDNFKKEFTTAATSLFGSGWVWLAKDKKGKLYILSENNAGNPITKGYTPILGIDVWEHAYYLDYQNRRPEHIEKIWTIIDWRTIGARYK, encoded by the coding sequence ATGAAAACAAAACAAGCTTTCAAAAAGATATGGATAGTTGCCCTTCTGGTCACAACAATTGGGACATTGTGGGCTCAACAACAAACATCGAAAGAGAAATTCTCCCTCCCACCTTTACCTTACGAAATGAATGCCCTCACTCCCGTTATCAGTGAAGCCACCATAAAACTACATCATGGTAAACATCTGAAAACTTACATTGATAACCTGAACAAATTGATCGTGGGGACACCATTCGAAAATTGTGACCTCGAAACCATTGTCAAGAACTCCACCGGGGCAATATTCAATAACGCCGCACAAGCGTTAAACCATATTATCTATTTCAACTCTTTCTCCCCGAAAGCGGAACACACCCCATCAGGAGCACTGCTTTCAGCCATTGAGAAAGAATGGGGTTCATTCGATAATTTCAAAAAAGAATTCACAACAGCTGCCACCTCGTTATTCGGGTCTGGATGGGTATGGCTCGCAAAAGATAAAAAAGGGAAATTATACATTTTGTCCGAAAATAACGCCGGGAACCCTATCACGAAAGGTTACACCCCAATACTGGGAATCGATGTTTGGGAACACGCCTACTACCTTGATTACCAGAATCGCCGTCCGGAACACATCGAAAAAATATGGACAATTATTGACTGGAGAACCATCGGGGCCCGTTACAAATAG
- a CDS encoding HD domain-containing protein, with protein MNPLDIIRKYYTLDSLAGQSLLIHSQLVRDKAQSLAIRHPEMDLDIPFIQEAAMLHDIGIFLTKAPDIGCFGEHPYICHGYLGADLLREEGLPRHALVCERHTGAGISLEMIKKNHLPLPQRDMLPVTLEEKLIAFADKFYSKTNLTREKKLGKIRAEMAFYGEETVARFEEWCELFL; from the coding sequence ATAAACCCATTAGATATTATTCGTAAATATTACACGTTGGATTCCCTCGCCGGGCAATCCCTCCTCATACATAGCCAACTTGTTCGAGATAAAGCACAATCACTGGCTATCCGACATCCCGAAATGGATCTGGACATCCCCTTCATTCAAGAGGCTGCCATGCTCCACGACATCGGGATTTTTCTCACGAAGGCCCCGGACATCGGTTGTTTCGGAGAACATCCCTACATCTGCCACGGTTATCTGGGAGCCGATCTACTCCGCGAAGAGGGCCTTCCCCGTCATGCCCTAGTATGTGAACGACACACGGGGGCCGGCATATCACTTGAAATGATCAAGAAAAATCATTTACCTTTACCCCAACGGGATATGCTCCCCGTTACTCTTGAAGAAAAACTAATCGCTTTTGCCGATAAGTTTTATTCGAAAACCAATTTAACCCGGGAAAAGAAACTAGGCAAAATCCGGGCAGAAATGGCTTTTTATGGGGAAGAAACAGTCGCCCGTTTCGAAGAATGGTGTGAACTTTTTCTTTAA
- a CDS encoding alanine/glycine:cation symporter family protein, protein MENLNNWIIATNDFIWTYILIALLICIGVYFTFKSKFVQFRNIREMFRLLGDGIASGNHKNSVSSFQAFCIATASRVGTGNLAGVATALALGGPGAIFWMWLIALIGSASAFIESTLAQIYKVKGERSFIGGPAFYMEKGLKKRWLGILFAVIITITFGLVFNSVQANTVTLAFHEVFGTNRVWLGIILTLFTLLVIFGGIHRIAVISGIIVPLMAIAYILLAAFILFTHLGTLPHVIGSIFTNAFGFEQFAGGGLGAVIMQGVRRGLFSNEAGMGSAPNAAATATVSHPVKQGLIQALSVFTDTLIICSCTAFIILLSDVPLDGSVKGIQLTQMALSHQIGSVGGQFIAICILLFAFSSIVGNYSYCETNLFFISKNKTYLQLYRIIVGGMVMFGSIAALDLVWNIADLFMAIMAITNLIAIVLLGKIALKALQDYNRQRRISKKNIIFKSSFIPELKDSTSEWE, encoded by the coding sequence ATGGAAAATTTAAACAACTGGATTATAGCAACCAATGATTTTATTTGGACCTATATATTAATAGCCCTGCTAATCTGTATCGGGGTCTACTTTACCTTCAAGAGTAAATTCGTACAATTCCGGAATATCCGGGAAATGTTCCGGCTGCTTGGTGACGGAATAGCAAGCGGGAACCACAAGAATTCGGTTTCTTCTTTTCAAGCATTTTGCATTGCAACCGCTTCGCGGGTAGGCACAGGTAACCTGGCGGGTGTGGCAACAGCCCTAGCCCTGGGAGGACCGGGAGCCATATTCTGGATGTGGCTTATTGCACTTATCGGTTCTGCCTCTGCCTTCATCGAATCCACGTTAGCCCAAATATATAAAGTTAAAGGAGAACGCTCGTTCATCGGGGGCCCCGCCTTTTACATGGAAAAAGGTTTAAAGAAACGATGGTTAGGCATTCTTTTCGCTGTCATCATTACTATTACCTTCGGACTTGTATTCAACTCGGTACAAGCAAATACCGTTACCTTGGCATTTCATGAAGTCTTTGGGACAAACCGTGTCTGGCTGGGAATCATTCTAACCCTGTTTACCCTACTGGTCATATTCGGTGGAATACACCGGATTGCCGTTATATCCGGAATCATCGTCCCCCTTATGGCTATTGCATACATTCTGCTTGCCGCTTTCATCCTATTCACGCACCTTGGAACATTACCCCATGTCATTGGTTCTATTTTCACGAACGCATTCGGATTTGAACAATTCGCGGGCGGGGGTTTAGGAGCCGTCATCATGCAAGGTGTCCGGCGAGGACTTTTCTCAAATGAAGCGGGAATGGGTTCCGCCCCGAACGCTGCCGCAACGGCAACAGTCTCCCACCCGGTGAAACAAGGATTAATCCAAGCCCTCAGTGTTTTCACCGACACGTTAATCATTTGTAGTTGTACGGCATTCATTATTCTACTTTCGGACGTTCCGCTAGATGGTTCGGTGAAAGGAATCCAACTGACACAAATGGCCCTGTCCCACCAGATCGGAAGCGTGGGAGGACAATTTATCGCTATTTGTATACTCCTTTTTGCCTTCAGTTCCATCGTGGGTAACTATTCATACTGTGAAACAAACTTATTTTTCATATCCAAGAATAAAACCTATTTACAACTTTACCGGATTATCGTGGGGGGAATGGTCATGTTCGGATCAATCGCCGCCCTGGATCTCGTCTGGAATATTGCCGATCTATTCATGGCAATCATGGCTATAACCAATCTGATCGCGATCGTATTACTGGGTAAAATCGCCTTGAAAGCATTACAGGACTACAACCGTCAACGTCGTATCAGCAAGAAAAATATCATATTCAAGTCCTCGTTCATCCCGGAGTTAAAAGATTCCACGAGTGAATGGGAATAA
- a CDS encoding DEAD/DEAH box helicase encodes MRFDELELEDSLLQGLDAMNFQETTPIQELTIPVILEGKDLIACAQTGTGKTAAYTLPILNRLIKEENRTDTVKAVIMAPTRELAQQIDVQFEGFSYFLPVSTVVVYGGGDGSLWDQQKKALRLGADVAIATPGRLIAHLQHSDIDLSQVKYFILDEADRMLDMGFFDDIMQIVNKLPKDRQTILFSATMPPKIRQLAQNVLRDPVEINVAVSKPNEAIMQAAYICHESQKMGIIEELFSKPVLHKTLIFASSKQKVKDLAFTLKRKKFNVAAMHSDLEQSERESVMMDFKNNKIDILVATDIVSRGIDIDEIGLVINFDVPHDPEDYIHRIGRTARASAEGVALTFVSGAEQGKFYRIEQFIEETIYKIPLPTHLGAAPEYNPKAFEHGSSKGRGRKPSGRSFVKKKNHAKREGGSN; translated from the coding sequence ATGAGATTTGACGAGCTGGAACTAGAGGATTCATTGTTGCAAGGATTAGATGCCATGAATTTTCAGGAAACAACCCCTATACAAGAATTAACAATCCCTGTTATCTTAGAGGGAAAAGATTTAATCGCCTGTGCACAAACAGGCACTGGAAAAACGGCTGCTTACACCCTTCCGATTTTAAATAGACTAATCAAAGAAGAGAACCGAACAGATACGGTAAAAGCTGTGATTATGGCTCCCACCCGGGAATTAGCCCAACAAATAGACGTACAATTCGAGGGATTTTCTTATTTCCTCCCCGTTTCAACGGTTGTCGTCTACGGAGGGGGGGATGGAAGTTTATGGGATCAACAGAAGAAAGCGTTACGCTTAGGTGCGGATGTTGCCATCGCAACACCGGGACGACTGATCGCACATCTACAACACAGTGATATAGACCTTTCACAAGTAAAATACTTTATCCTAGACGAGGCCGACCGGATGCTGGACATGGGATTTTTTGATGACATCATGCAAATCGTGAACAAACTGCCCAAAGACCGACAAACCATACTCTTCTCGGCTACGATGCCCCCGAAGATACGACAGCTAGCCCAAAATGTACTTCGAGACCCGGTAGAAATCAACGTGGCAGTATCCAAACCCAACGAAGCCATCATGCAAGCCGCTTACATCTGCCACGAAAGCCAGAAAATGGGTATCATCGAAGAACTTTTCAGCAAACCGGTCTTACACAAAACGCTAATCTTCGCCTCTTCCAAACAAAAAGTAAAAGACCTCGCCTTCACCTTAAAACGTAAAAAATTCAACGTGGCAGCCATGCATTCCGACTTGGAGCAGTCAGAGCGGGAATCTGTTATGATGGATTTTAAAAATAATAAAATAGATATACTCGTTGCCACCGACATCGTGTCCCGTGGTATAGATATTGATGAGATAGGATTGGTAATCAACTTTGATGTACCCCATGATCCGGAAGATTATATTCACCGTATCGGACGAACAGCGAGAGCCAGCGCGGAAGGTGTTGCCTTGACCTTTGTCTCCGGGGCAGAGCAAGGAAAATTTTACCGCATAGAGCAGTTTATCGAAGAAACGATTTATAAAATACCACTTCCTACTCACTTGGGAGCAGCACCAGAATACAATCCGAAAGCATTCGAACATGGCTCGTCAAAAGGCAGGGGACGGAAACCTAGCGGCCGTTCTTTCGTAAAAAAGAAAAACCACGCCAAGCGAGAAGGAGGCTCAAACTAG
- a CDS encoding potassium/proton antiporter: protein MILNAGNILLIGSILLFVSIVVGKAGFRFGVPALLLFLGVGMLFGTDGLGIEFNNPQTAQFIGVIALSIILFSGGMDTSAAEIKPVLGQGIVLATVGVMFTAFLTGYFIYYITNLENSFVTLNFTESLLLASVMSSTDSASVFSILRSKRQGLKENLRPMLELESGSNDPMAYMLTILLIGIIQSGENSLSNTILQFIMQMSIGAVSGYLLGRLAVYCINKLNINQSLYPVLLLAFVFFIFSFTDLVKGNGYLAVYLAGLVVGNHKVVHKKSLTTFFDGITWLFQIVMFLTLGLLVNPAELLPVAALSILIGVFMIILARPISVFLCLIPFRKMTTKARAYVSWVGLRGAVPIIFATYPLIANIQHASLIFNVVFFITILSLVVQGTTVSFMAKLLGLSTPEERKNVFNVELPEEIKTAMSEIEVIPSMLAKGDKLMDLVLPDNTLVALIKKNDSYCVPKGKTKLHTGDKLLVITDDDEALMKTYESLGITDYSIQKNA from the coding sequence ATGATTCTAAATGCCGGAAATATATTACTTATTGGATCTATCCTATTATTTGTCAGTATCGTTGTCGGAAAAGCAGGTTTCCGTTTCGGAGTTCCCGCCTTACTCCTTTTCCTAGGAGTAGGAATGCTTTTCGGAACCGACGGTTTAGGAATAGAATTCAACAACCCGCAAACTGCTCAATTCATCGGAGTCATTGCATTAAGTATTATATTATTTTCCGGTGGTATGGATACAAGTGCGGCAGAGATCAAACCTGTTTTAGGACAAGGTATTGTTCTCGCCACAGTCGGAGTCATGTTTACAGCCTTCCTCACGGGTTATTTTATCTACTACATCACGAATCTCGAAAATAGTTTCGTCACCCTAAACTTCACGGAATCATTATTACTCGCATCCGTCATGTCGTCTACCGATTCTGCATCCGTGTTCTCGATTCTCCGTTCCAAACGACAAGGGCTAAAAGAGAACCTACGTCCCATGCTAGAGCTGGAAAGTGGTAGTAATGACCCGATGGCCTATATGTTAACCATATTACTTATCGGAATTATTCAATCAGGAGAAAACAGTTTAAGTAACACGATACTGCAATTCATCATGCAAATGAGTATCGGTGCCGTATCCGGTTATCTACTGGGAAGACTGGCCGTATACTGCATCAATAAACTAAACATCAATCAATCATTATATCCTGTTCTTTTATTAGCTTTCGTGTTCTTCATTTTCTCGTTCACGGATCTGGTAAAAGGTAACGGTTACCTAGCTGTTTATTTAGCCGGCTTAGTGGTTGGAAATCATAAAGTGGTACACAAAAAGAGTCTTACCACCTTTTTCGACGGTATCACATGGTTATTCCAGATCGTGATGTTCCTCACGTTAGGCCTTCTGGTAAACCCGGCAGAATTACTCCCGGTCGCAGCGTTAAGCATTCTTATCGGGGTATTCATGATTATACTGGCTCGTCCGATAAGTGTATTTTTATGCCTTATCCCCTTCCGGAAAATGACCACCAAGGCACGGGCATACGTTTCATGGGTCGGTCTGCGTGGAGCAGTCCCCATCATTTTTGCCACGTACCCGCTAATCGCAAACATCCAGCACGCATCATTAATATTTAACGTGGTGTTCTTCATTACCATTCTTTCTTTGGTTGTACAGGGAACAACAGTCAGTTTCATGGCGAAACTACTCGGTTTGTCAACCCCCGAAGAACGCAAAAACGTCTTTAACGTCGAACTACCCGAAGAAATTAAAACCGCCATGTCTGAAATTGAAGTCATTCCTTCCATGTTGGCAAAAGGCGACAAATTAATGGATCTGGTATTACCGGATAACACGTTGGTAGCCTTGATCAAAAAGAACGATTCATATTGCGTCCCCAAAGGAAAAACCAAACTACATACCGGAGATAAGTTACTCGTGATCACGGATGATGATGAAGCTCTCATGAAGACTTATGAAAGCCTAGGGATCACGGATTATTCAATTCAAAAAAATGCTTGA
- the rbr gene encoding rubrerythrin, translating to MSIKGTKTEQNLLKSFAGESQARSRYTFFASVAKKEGFEQIAGVFMETAEQEKEHAKRFFKFLEGGMVEITASYPAGVIGTTAENLKAAAEGENEEWADLYPEFAKVAEEEGFTAIAAVFRNIAKVEAEHEARYRTLLARVEAGKVFERDEVILWQCRNCGFVYEGKTAPKACPACAHPQAYFEEKKNNY from the coding sequence ATGAGCATTAAAGGAACAAAAACAGAACAAAACTTATTGAAATCATTTGCCGGTGAATCACAGGCCAGAAGTCGTTATACTTTTTTCGCTAGTGTAGCTAAAAAAGAAGGATTCGAACAAATCGCGGGAGTATTCATGGAAACTGCCGAACAGGAAAAAGAACACGCCAAGAGATTCTTCAAATTCTTGGAAGGCGGAATGGTTGAAATCACCGCATCTTACCCCGCAGGTGTAATCGGAACGACAGCAGAAAATCTGAAAGCTGCCGCAGAAGGAGAAAACGAAGAATGGGCAGACCTCTATCCGGAATTTGCTAAAGTTGCAGAAGAAGAAGGATTTACCGCCATCGCAGCCGTGTTCCGTAACATTGCGAAAGTGGAAGCTGAACACGAGGCTCGTTACAGAACGCTTTTAGCTCGCGTGGAAGCCGGTAAAGTATTCGAAAGAGACGAAGTGATCCTGTGGCAATGCCGTAACTGCGGTTTCGTTTACGAAGGCAAAACAGCCCCGAAAGCGTGTCCCGCTTGCGCTCACCCTCAAGCATATTTCGAAGAAAAGAAAAACAATTACTAA
- a CDS encoding RidA family protein, whose amino-acid sequence MKKVINSPKAPKAIGPYSQAIEANGTLYISGQLPIDVNTGKFVEGGVKEQTEQCLKNIGYILEEAGYTFDNVVKSTCLLGDMSYFADMNEIYAKYYKTDCPARAAFAVKALPMGAMVEIETIAVK is encoded by the coding sequence ATGAAAAAAGTAATCAACTCACCGAAAGCACCGAAAGCCATCGGTCCTTACAGTCAAGCAATTGAAGCAAACGGAACGCTTTACATCAGTGGTCAACTTCCTATTGACGTGAATACCGGAAAATTCGTTGAAGGTGGAGTAAAAGAACAAACAGAACAATGTTTGAAAAACATCGGTTACATCCTGGAAGAAGCCGGATATACTTTTGACAACGTGGTTAAATCAACTTGCCTGTTGGGAGATATGTCTTATTTCGCTGATATGAACGAAATCTATGCTAAATATTACAAGACAGATTGTCCTGCCCGTGCAGCTTTTGCCGTAAAAGCTCTCCCGATGGGTGCTATGGTTGAAATTGAAACCATCGCTGTAAAATAA